A window of the Pseudomonas furukawaii genome harbors these coding sequences:
- a CDS encoding DUF1656 domain-containing protein, with the protein MPREIAVLGVYLPTLTLLFLLAFLLGWGLDRLFAWCGLYRHAWHPALLRVGLFTCLYGALALTIYR; encoded by the coding sequence ATGCCCCGTGAAATCGCCGTCCTCGGCGTCTACCTGCCGACCCTGACCTTGCTGTTCCTGCTGGCCTTCCTGCTGGGCTGGGGCCTGGACCGCCTGTTCGCCTGGTGCGGCCTCTACCGCCATGCCTGGCACCCGGCGCTGCTGCGCGTCGGCCTGTTCACCTGTCTCTATGGCGCCCTGGCGCTGACCATCTACCGTTGA
- a CDS encoding FUSC family protein, which produces MVRSFNRALAEWARSDGLTWAFVCKALLTAFLALWLAYRLELPQPGTVLVTVFIVMQPQSGQVLAKSFYRIIGTLLGLSVMVLLIALFNQERVLFMLCLALWIGLCTAGAARYRDFRGYACVLAGYTAVMIGLPATRHPDDAFMLALWRVLEIGLGILCTGLVSGLVLPQSSRVDLRNTLQGRFRDFAAFACEGLRGGLDSVRFDAANARFAAAAVSLENLRNATAFEDPQMRMRSGRLARLNNEFMVLSTRFHGLHQLLRRLSVGQGGGVLEALQPCLAEVARLLAPLRDRLSSEAEASELAARLEACKQELMPLIRAGRAQLAVQQPSEAQGLDYDTAAELLYRFADDLHNYAQTHASLLDDRHQREQWKESFRPRANPVAAAIAGLRSGLLILVLSLFWMATAWPSGGTFAMTIGMVSALASSSSNPRRLSLQLALGASAGACLGVLMTFRVLPHLDGFALLCCALAPVVALGAWLLARPRSAGAGLGLLVWFGMHSVPANQTLFDPHRLLNEYLASVLSMALATVAAAVLLPPNQPWLWRRLERDLRLCVVRAVSGRLKGLVSGFESGTRDLLNQAYLYSAGRPDVQRQLLRWMFLVQEVGHAVIELRLEQARLPALSCYAESMPWRQAIRAMGRALVRLFILPSEANRQRALLAVEQAIDSVRGTAEPCAPQFETSPLRRLQSYLHFIRSSLLDPQNPLPRQVADSPRQGVAHAP; this is translated from the coding sequence ATGGTTCGCTCCTTCAACCGCGCGCTGGCCGAGTGGGCGCGCAGTGACGGCCTGACCTGGGCCTTCGTCTGCAAGGCCCTGCTCACCGCTTTCCTCGCCCTCTGGCTGGCCTACCGACTCGAACTGCCGCAGCCGGGCACCGTGCTGGTGACGGTGTTCATCGTCATGCAGCCGCAGAGCGGACAGGTCCTGGCCAAGAGCTTCTACCGCATCATCGGCACCTTGCTGGGGCTGTCGGTGATGGTGCTGCTGATCGCCCTGTTCAACCAGGAACGGGTGCTGTTCATGCTCTGCCTGGCGCTCTGGATCGGCCTCTGCACGGCGGGCGCCGCGCGTTACCGGGACTTTCGCGGCTACGCCTGCGTGCTGGCGGGTTACACGGCGGTGATGATCGGCCTGCCGGCCACCCGCCACCCCGACGATGCCTTCATGCTGGCGCTCTGGCGGGTGCTGGAGATCGGCCTGGGCATCCTCTGCACCGGCCTGGTGAGCGGGCTGGTCCTGCCCCAGAGCAGCCGCGTCGACCTGCGCAATACCCTGCAAGGGCGTTTCCGTGACTTCGCCGCCTTCGCCTGCGAAGGGCTGCGCGGCGGGCTCGATAGCGTGCGCTTCGACGCCGCCAATGCGCGCTTCGCCGCTGCCGCCGTGAGCCTGGAGAACCTGCGCAACGCCACCGCCTTCGAGGACCCGCAGATGCGCATGCGCAGCGGACGGCTGGCCCGGTTGAACAATGAGTTCATGGTGCTCTCGACCCGCTTCCATGGCCTGCACCAGTTGCTCCGGCGCCTGTCCGTGGGGCAGGGCGGCGGCGTGCTGGAGGCCTTGCAGCCCTGCCTGGCGGAGGTCGCCCGCCTGCTGGCCCCGCTGCGGGATCGACTCAGCAGTGAAGCCGAGGCGTCCGAGCTGGCCGCGCGCCTGGAGGCCTGCAAGCAGGAGTTGATGCCGCTGATTCGCGCCGGCCGTGCTCAGCTCGCCGTGCAGCAGCCCTCGGAGGCCCAGGGGCTGGACTACGACACCGCCGCCGAACTGCTCTATCGCTTCGCCGACGATCTGCACAACTACGCCCAGACCCACGCCTCGCTGCTGGACGATCGCCATCAGCGGGAGCAGTGGAAGGAGAGCTTCCGCCCCCGCGCCAACCCGGTGGCGGCGGCCATCGCCGGCTTGCGTAGCGGCCTGCTGATCCTCGTCCTCAGCCTGTTCTGGATGGCCACCGCCTGGCCCAGCGGTGGCACCTTCGCCATGACCATCGGCATGGTATCGGCGCTGGCGTCCTCCTCCTCCAATCCCCGCCGGCTGTCGCTGCAACTGGCACTGGGGGCCTCGGCCGGCGCCTGCCTGGGCGTCCTCATGACCTTCCGGGTGTTGCCGCACCTGGATGGCTTCGCCTTGCTCTGCTGCGCCCTGGCGCCGGTGGTGGCCCTGGGCGCCTGGCTGCTGGCTCGGCCCCGGAGTGCGGGCGCCGGCCTGGGGCTGCTGGTCTGGTTCGGCATGCATTCGGTGCCGGCCAACCAGACCCTGTTCGACCCGCACCGCCTGCTCAACGAATACCTGGCCTCGGTGCTGTCCATGGCCCTGGCCACCGTCGCCGCCGCCGTGCTGCTGCCGCCCAACCAGCCCTGGCTCTGGCGCCGCCTGGAGCGGGACCTGCGCCTGTGCGTGGTGCGTGCGGTGAGCGGACGCTTGAAGGGCCTGGTGTCGGGCTTCGAAAGCGGCACCCGCGACCTGCTCAACCAGGCCTACCTCTATTCCGCCGGCCGTCCGGACGTGCAGCGACAGCTGCTGCGCTGGATGTTCCTGGTGCAGGAGGTGGGGCATGCGGTGATCGAGCTGCGCCTGGAGCAGGCCCGGCTGCCGGCGTTGTCCTGCTACGCCGAATCCATGCCCTGGCGTCAGGCCATCCGTGCCATGGGACGGGCCCTGGTGCGGCTGTTCATCCTGCCCTCCGAGGCCAACCGGCAGCGGGCGTTGCTGGCGGTGGAGCAGGCCATCGACAGCGTCCGGGGCACCGCCGAACCCTGTGCGCCGCAGTTCGAGACCTCGCCCCTGCGGCGCCTGCAGAGCTACCTGCACTTCATCCGCAGCTCGTTGCTGGACCCGCAGAACCCGCTGCCCCGGCAGGTCGCGGACAGCCCCCGGCAAGGAGTGGCCCATGCCCCGTGA
- a CDS encoding efflux transporter outer membrane subunit, whose protein sequence is MLRNPWSGLPGAGLFLVVLSLTACIDSQGIAPRSERLDVAAVDAGRAIRQAEREARWPDARWWRAYGDPQLDAWMEMALAESPTLAMAAARVRQARALVGAVESAERPQANLDASLQRKRWPDDYFYGPGDLARTTSWNNTSLLGFSYDLDLWGRERSRSAQALDQARMRGAEARLAALELQGNLVRSYIGLALLHGERDVAQASLAQQEQRLALAQRRLRDGIGTRLEVSRVEAELPETHRRIDALDESIALVRHQLAALAGRGPGEGDRLQRPRLDLQRMPGLPDKLPLELLGRRPDLVASRWAVAAEARGIEVAKAGFYPNIDLLGGVGSSATQGGMLDFLRYDSLTYHLGPALSLPVFDGGLRRGQLGAATAGYDLAVERYNQTLVNALRQVSDGLVRIHSLQQQRRLAAEAVAAARATCDLALLAQQRGLTGFDAVLDAQPPLFRRQLRQREVEAALLTAQADLLLALGGGVQPEPAGPDEADLVPRQPRLRFLPKP, encoded by the coding sequence GTGCTCCGCAATCCTTGGTCCGGCCTTCCAGGCGCCGGCCTGTTTCTCGTTGTCCTCTCCCTCACCGCCTGCATCGACAGCCAGGGCATCGCTCCCCGGAGCGAGCGTCTCGATGTCGCCGCCGTCGATGCCGGCCGCGCCATTCGCCAGGCTGAACGGGAGGCCCGCTGGCCCGACGCCCGCTGGTGGCGCGCCTATGGTGATCCGCAGCTGGACGCCTGGATGGAGATGGCCCTTGCCGAAAGCCCCACACTCGCCATGGCGGCCGCGCGGGTCCGTCAGGCCCGCGCCCTGGTCGGTGCGGTGGAGTCCGCCGAACGGCCCCAGGCGAACCTCGACGCCAGCCTGCAACGCAAGCGCTGGCCGGACGACTATTTCTATGGTCCTGGCGACCTGGCGCGCACCACCAGCTGGAACAACACCAGCCTGCTGGGCTTTTCCTACGACCTGGACCTCTGGGGACGGGAGCGCAGTCGCAGCGCGCAGGCCCTGGACCAGGCGCGGATGCGCGGGGCGGAGGCGCGCCTGGCAGCGCTGGAGCTCCAGGGCAACCTGGTACGCAGCTACATCGGCCTGGCCCTGCTGCACGGCGAACGCGATGTGGCGCAGGCAAGCCTGGCGCAACAGGAGCAGCGCCTGGCCCTGGCCCAGCGACGCCTGCGCGATGGCATCGGCACGCGCCTGGAGGTCAGCCGCGTGGAGGCGGAACTGCCCGAAACCCACAGGCGTATCGACGCCCTGGACGAATCCATCGCGCTCGTGCGGCACCAGCTGGCGGCCCTCGCCGGCAGGGGGCCGGGGGAAGGGGACCGCCTGCAGCGTCCGCGCCTCGACTTGCAACGCATGCCCGGGCTGCCCGACAAGCTGCCGCTGGAGCTGCTGGGACGGCGCCCCGACCTGGTGGCCAGTCGCTGGGCGGTGGCAGCGGAGGCGCGGGGCATCGAGGTGGCCAAGGCCGGCTTCTATCCCAACATCGACCTGCTGGGCGGTGTCGGCTCCAGCGCCACCCAGGGCGGCATGCTGGATTTCCTGCGCTACGACAGCCTCACCTACCACCTGGGCCCGGCGCTGTCGCTGCCGGTGTTCGACGGCGGCCTGCGCCGGGGGCAACTGGGCGCCGCCACCGCTGGCTACGACCTGGCGGTGGAGCGCTACAACCAGACCCTGGTCAATGCCCTGCGCCAGGTGTCCGACGGCCTGGTGCGCATCCACTCCCTCCAGCAGCAGCGACGGCTTGCCGCCGAGGCCGTGGCCGCCGCCCGCGCCACCTGCGACCTCGCCCTGCTGGCCCAGCAGCGGGGCCTGACCGGTTTCGACGCGGTGCTGGATGCCCAGCCGCCGCTGTTCCGGCGCCAGCTCAGGCAGCGGGAGGTGGAGGCCGCCCTGCTCACCGCCCAGGCCGACCTGCTCCTGGCCCTCGGCGGCGGCGTGCAGCCCGAGCCCGCTGGCCCGGACGAAGCGGACCTGGTGCCACGGCAACCCCGCCTGCGATTTCTCCCCAAGCCCTGA
- a CDS encoding LysR family transcriptional regulator, with protein MDILFNMRAFVCVAETGSFTAAAQRMDLTTSYISRAVATLETHLRTRLLHRTTRRIALTEAGQRYLHRCEQILGYIEEAEAEASEAHARPVGNLKVHAMTGISQHYLIKAIAGYSEKYPDVSFDLTLANRTTDILDEGYDISVVIAQELPDSGFISKQLGTTYSVLCASPGYVEKHGAPRQPADLSRHRCLRLVNNVMALDKWLLDGPDGQELVPVTQTPFQVNTADAMTEAIKAGIGIGVLPVYSAISGLKDGSLMRVLPSHSLFPLGIYALYPSRQFLDAKIRTWVEFLREFLPERVAADEQAVAAFSLRLGTPGGAGLTANGAEVFAGKPAPTAERDSTS; from the coding sequence ATGGACATCCTCTTCAACATGCGCGCCTTCGTCTGCGTGGCGGAGACCGGCAGCTTCACCGCAGCCGCCCAGCGCATGGACCTGACCACCTCCTACATCTCCCGCGCAGTCGCCACCCTCGAAACCCACCTGCGCACCCGCCTGCTGCACCGCACGACCCGCCGCATCGCGCTCACCGAGGCCGGCCAGCGCTACCTGCACCGCTGCGAACAGATCCTCGGCTACATCGAGGAGGCGGAGGCCGAAGCCAGCGAGGCCCATGCACGGCCGGTGGGCAATCTGAAGGTCCACGCCATGACCGGAATCAGCCAGCACTACCTGATCAAGGCCATCGCCGGGTACAGCGAGAAGTACCCGGACGTCAGCTTCGACCTGACCCTGGCCAACCGCACCACCGACATCCTCGACGAGGGCTACGACATTTCCGTGGTGATCGCCCAGGAGCTGCCGGATTCCGGGTTCATTTCCAAGCAGCTGGGCACCACCTACAGCGTGCTCTGCGCCTCGCCGGGCTACGTGGAGAAGCACGGCGCGCCGCGCCAGCCCGCCGACCTGTCGCGGCACCGCTGCCTGCGCCTGGTGAACAATGTGATGGCCCTGGACAAGTGGCTGCTGGACGGACCGGACGGCCAGGAACTGGTCCCTGTCACCCAGACGCCCTTCCAGGTGAACACCGCCGATGCCATGACCGAGGCCATCAAGGCCGGCATCGGCATCGGCGTGCTCCCGGTGTACTCGGCCATCAGCGGCCTCAAGGACGGCAGCCTGATGCGGGTGCTGCCGAGCCACAGCCTGTTTCCCCTGGGCATCTACGCCCTGTATCCGTCGCGGCAGTTCCTCGATGCGAAGATCCGCACCTGGGTGGAGTTCCTCCGCGAATTCCTGCCCGAGCGGGTCGCGGCGGACGAGCAGGCGGTAGCGGCGTTCAGCCTGAGGCTGGGCACTCCGGGAGGAGCCGGCTTGACGGCGAATGGTGCGGAGGTATTCGCGGGCAAGCCCGCTCCTACAGCGGAGCGGGACTCGACATCGTAG
- the nirD gene encoding nitrite reductase small subunit NirD, whose amino-acid sequence MAPVNAQRIDVSPQWQVLCSRQDLVPNSGVVAWLDGAQVALFYLPDAEEGRQLFAVDNHDPHAGANVIGRGIVGHLGGDLVIASPLYKQHYRLEDGTCLEYPEQRLRTWPVRLNGEVVEVGL is encoded by the coding sequence ATGGCCCCGGTCAACGCACAACGTATCGACGTTTCTCCCCAGTGGCAGGTGCTCTGCAGTCGCCAGGACCTGGTGCCCAATTCCGGCGTGGTGGCCTGGCTGGACGGCGCCCAGGTGGCGCTCTTCTACCTGCCGGACGCAGAAGAGGGGCGGCAACTGTTCGCCGTGGACAACCACGACCCCCATGCCGGCGCCAATGTGATCGGCCGGGGTATCGTCGGGCACCTTGGCGGCGACCTGGTGATCGCCTCGCCCCTCTACAAGCAGCACTACCGCCTGGAAGACGGGACCTGCCTCGAATACCCGGAGCAGCGCCTGCGGACCTGGCCGGTGCGCCTCAATGGCGAAGTGGTGGAGGTGGGGTTGTAA
- the nirB gene encoding nitrite reductase large subunit NirB — translation MNTSNPDLQTLVVIGNGMVGHHCVEQLIERGALDRYRIQVFSEEPLRAYDRVHLSEYFGGRDAESLALGEASLYQTPGVTLHLGVPVLEIDRARREVITAQGCVAYDKLVLATGSYPFVPPIEGAEGDSRLVYRTLADLDTIRAAATSARRGVVVGGGLLGLEAANALKSLGLDAHVVEFAPRLMPVQLDDQGGQALKARIEALGVGVHLSKATQSISAGEDYRYRMNFAGEDFLETDLIVFSAGIRPQDALARACGLELGPRGGIAIDGQCLSSDPDIFAIGECAAWNGSIFGLVAPGYQMARSVAAQLCGEEADPFIGADMSTKLKLLGVDVGSIGDAHGALPGARSYRFIDEATSSYRRLVVSADGKQALGAVLVGDNSYYDTLLQYVQNGIALPADPASLILPAGEGAPALGADALPATATVCSCHNVSKGAICSAIDNGCTDVAGVKACTKAATGCGGCAALLKQVVEHELSARGVAVDKSLCEHFAYTRQELYALVRVEGIETFEEMLAKHGRGHVGCEICKPAVGSILASCWNRPIQEPWLVPLQDTNDTFMANMQKNGTYSVVPRIPGGEITPEGLIAIGEVAKKYKLYTKITGGQRIDLFGAQLHELPDIWAELIAAGFETGHAYGKSTRTVKSCVGSTWCRYGVQDSVKMALDIEHRYKGLRSPHKLKFAVSGCTRECAEAQSKDVGVIATEKGWNLYVCGNGGMRPRHAELFATDLDDESLIRIIDRFLMFYIRTADKLQRTSVWRESLEGGLDYLKAVILDDSLGLAAELEAQMQLVVDRYECEWANAIQDPEKLKRFRTFVNDGRGDPDVHFVNERGQIRPAKAAELTLIPLAEEVV, via the coding sequence ATGAACACTTCCAACCCTGATCTGCAAACGCTGGTCGTCATCGGCAACGGCATGGTGGGTCACCACTGCGTCGAGCAACTCATCGAGCGTGGCGCGCTGGATCGCTACCGCATCCAGGTGTTCAGCGAGGAGCCGCTGCGCGCCTACGACCGCGTGCACCTCTCGGAGTACTTCGGCGGCCGCGATGCCGAATCCCTCGCCCTGGGCGAAGCCAGCCTGTACCAGACGCCGGGGGTGACCCTGCACCTGGGCGTACCGGTGCTGGAGATCGACCGCGCCCGCCGCGAGGTGATCACCGCCCAGGGTTGCGTGGCCTACGACAAGTTGGTGCTGGCCACCGGTTCCTATCCCTTCGTGCCGCCCATCGAGGGTGCCGAGGGGGATTCGCGCCTGGTCTACCGCACCCTGGCGGATCTCGACACCATCCGCGCGGCGGCGACGTCCGCCCGCCGGGGCGTGGTGGTGGGCGGCGGCCTGCTGGGCCTGGAGGCGGCCAATGCGCTCAAGTCCCTGGGCCTCGACGCCCATGTGGTGGAGTTCGCCCCGCGCCTGATGCCGGTGCAACTGGACGACCAGGGCGGCCAGGCGCTGAAGGCGCGCATCGAGGCCTTGGGCGTAGGCGTTCACCTGTCCAAGGCCACCCAGTCCATCAGCGCGGGCGAGGACTACCGCTACCGGATGAACTTCGCCGGCGAGGATTTCCTGGAAACCGACCTGATCGTCTTCTCCGCCGGCATCCGTCCCCAGGACGCCCTGGCCCGCGCGTGCGGCCTGGAACTCGGCCCAAGGGGCGGTATCGCCATCGACGGCCAATGCCTGAGCTCCGACCCGGACATCTTCGCCATCGGCGAGTGCGCGGCCTGGAACGGCAGCATCTTCGGCCTGGTCGCGCCGGGCTACCAGATGGCCCGCAGCGTCGCCGCCCAGCTCTGCGGCGAGGAGGCCGACCCCTTCATCGGCGCGGACATGTCCACCAAGCTGAAGCTGCTGGGGGTGGACGTGGGCTCCATTGGCGACGCCCACGGCGCGCTGCCGGGTGCCCGCAGCTACCGTTTCATCGATGAAGCCACCTCCAGCTACCGCCGCCTGGTGGTATCCGCCGACGGCAAGCAGGCCCTGGGCGCGGTGCTGGTGGGGGACAACAGCTACTACGACACCCTGCTGCAGTACGTGCAGAACGGCATCGCGCTGCCCGCCGACCCGGCCAGCCTGATCCTGCCGGCGGGCGAGGGCGCCCCGGCGCTGGGCGCCGACGCGCTGCCGGCCACGGCCACCGTCTGCTCCTGCCACAACGTCAGCAAGGGCGCCATCTGTTCCGCCATCGACAACGGCTGCACCGATGTCGCCGGGGTCAAGGCCTGCACCAAGGCGGCCACCGGCTGCGGCGGCTGCGCCGCGCTGCTCAAGCAGGTGGTGGAGCACGAGCTGTCGGCCCGTGGCGTGGCGGTGGACAAGAGCCTCTGCGAACACTTCGCCTACACCCGTCAGGAGCTCTACGCCCTGGTGCGTGTGGAGGGCATCGAGACCTTCGAGGAAATGCTCGCCAAGCACGGCCGTGGCCATGTGGGCTGCGAGATCTGCAAGCCGGCCGTCGGCTCCATCCTCGCGTCCTGCTGGAACCGCCCGATCCAGGAGCCCTGGCTGGTGCCCCTGCAGGACACCAACGACACCTTCATGGCCAACATGCAGAAGAACGGCACCTACTCGGTGGTGCCGCGCATCCCGGGCGGCGAGATCACCCCGGAAGGCCTGATCGCCATTGGCGAGGTGGCGAAGAAGTACAAGCTCTACACCAAGATCACCGGCGGCCAGCGCATCGACCTGTTCGGCGCCCAGCTCCACGAACTGCCGGATATCTGGGCCGAGCTGATCGCCGCCGGTTTCGAAACCGGCCATGCCTACGGCAAGTCCACCCGCACCGTGAAGTCCTGCGTGGGCAGCACCTGGTGCCGCTACGGGGTGCAGGACAGCGTGAAGATGGCCCTGGACATCGAGCACCGCTACAAGGGCCTGCGCTCGCCCCACAAGCTGAAGTTCGCCGTGTCCGGCTGCACCCGCGAGTGCGCCGAGGCCCAGAGCAAGGACGTGGGCGTGATCGCCACCGAGAAGGGCTGGAACCTCTACGTCTGCGGCAACGGCGGCATGCGTCCGCGCCACGCCGAGCTGTTCGCCACCGACCTGGATGACGAGAGCCTGATCCGCATCATCGACCGCTTCCTGATGTTCTACATCCGCACCGCCGACAAGCTGCAGCGCACGTCGGTGTGGCGCGAGAGCCTGGAAGGCGGCCTGGACTACCTCAAGGCGGTGATCCTCGACGACAGCCTGGGCCTGGCGGCCGAGCTGGAGGCGCAGATGCAACTGGTGGTGGACCGCTACGAGTGCGAGTGGGCCAACGCCATCCAGGACCCGGAGAAGCTCAAGCGCTTCCGTACCTTCGTCAACGACGGTCGCGGTGATCCGGATGTTCATTTCGTCAACGAGCGTGGGCAGATTCGTCCGGCGAAGGCGGCCGAGCTCACCCTGATTCCCCTAGCCGAGGAGGTGGTCTGA
- a CDS encoding type II toxin-antitoxin system HigB family toxin encodes MHIITQKRIWEAKERWPEAASALDAWYRLMGRLEPTDFADMKQTFPSVDKVGDKHVFDIGGNKLRLIAVVDYRFRKVFIRAVLDHREYDRNHWK; translated from the coding sequence ATGCACATAATCACTCAGAAGCGCATCTGGGAGGCGAAGGAGCGATGGCCTGAAGCCGCTTCGGCCCTGGACGCCTGGTATCGCCTGATGGGTCGCCTGGAGCCGACGGATTTCGCCGACATGAAGCAGACCTTCCCCAGCGTGGACAAGGTCGGCGACAAGCATGTGTTCGATATCGGTGGCAACAAGCTCCGCCTGATCGCGGTCGTGGACTATCGCTTCAGAAAAGTCTTCATCCGTGCCGTACTCGACCATCGCGAGTACGACCGCAACCATTGGAAGTGA
- a CDS encoding helix-turn-helix domain-containing protein, which produces MDDRLKLAKAHWHFVAPLLTPPRSEADYRTLVDALDELLDEIAGAPEHPLGGLAAQMGELIAAYDAVHFPMPKAPGREVLRLLMQEHGLSQGDLPEVGAQSVVSEILAGKRQLNVRQIRALVERFQVPADLFI; this is translated from the coding sequence ATGGACGACCGCTTGAAACTGGCCAAGGCACACTGGCACTTCGTTGCCCCGCTGCTCACCCCTCCCCGCTCCGAAGCGGACTACCGAACCCTGGTGGACGCCCTGGACGAGCTGCTGGACGAGATCGCGGGAGCACCGGAGCACCCGCTGGGCGGTCTGGCCGCGCAGATGGGCGAGCTGATCGCCGCCTACGATGCGGTTCACTTCCCCATGCCCAAGGCCCCGGGACGAGAAGTGCTGCGTCTGCTGATGCAGGAGCACGGACTGAGCCAGGGCGACCTGCCCGAGGTGGGCGCACAGTCCGTGGTCTCGGAAATCCTGGCGGGCAAGCGTCAGCTGAACGTCCGCCAGATCCGTGCCCTGGTGGAGCGCTTCCAGGTACCCGCCGACCTCTTCATCTGA
- a CDS encoding nitrilase family protein produces MSAYSVVACCQIAPRVGDLAYNRRIGERAIRDAARHGAQILVLPELAQSGYVFHDLEEARTLAETRDGPALQLWRALARELGVVIVGGFCEQLEEGGVANSAALVDASGVRAIYRKAHLWDGENTIFSAGTEPPPVVDTAFGRIALMICYDLEFPEWVRLPALAGAELICAPVNWPRAPRPPLERPAEVVRVQANASVNRLFIAACDRHGHERGVDWVQGSVIVDSDGYPLAGPVEEGGEQLLLATLNLAEARDKRISRHNHLHQDRRPGLYGEGGLLA; encoded by the coding sequence ATGAGCGCATACAGCGTGGTGGCGTGCTGCCAGATTGCGCCCCGGGTGGGCGACCTGGCCTACAACCGGCGCATCGGCGAGCGGGCGATCCGCGATGCGGCCCGGCATGGGGCGCAGATCCTGGTGCTGCCGGAGCTGGCCCAGAGCGGCTACGTCTTCCATGACCTGGAGGAAGCCCGGACGCTCGCCGAAACCCGCGATGGTCCCGCGCTGCAACTGTGGCGGGCACTGGCCCGAGAGCTTGGCGTGGTCATCGTCGGCGGCTTCTGCGAGCAGCTGGAGGAGGGCGGCGTGGCCAACAGCGCGGCCCTGGTGGACGCCAGCGGCGTGCGGGCGATCTACCGCAAGGCCCACCTCTGGGACGGAGAGAACACCATCTTCAGCGCCGGCACCGAGCCGCCCCCGGTGGTGGACACCGCCTTCGGGCGGATCGCCCTGATGATCTGCTACGACCTGGAGTTCCCCGAATGGGTGCGCCTGCCGGCCCTGGCCGGCGCCGAGCTGATCTGCGCCCCGGTGAACTGGCCCCGGGCACCGCGTCCGCCCCTGGAAAGGCCGGCGGAAGTGGTGCGGGTGCAGGCCAACGCCTCGGTCAACCGCCTGTTCATCGCCGCCTGCGACCGCCACGGCCACGAGCGCGGCGTGGATTGGGTGCAGGGCTCGGTGATAGTCGACTCCGACGGCTATCCCCTCGCCGGTCCGGTGGAGGAGGGTGGCGAGCAGTTGCTGCTGGCGACGCTGAACCTGGCGGAGGCCCGCGACAAGCGCATCAGCCGCCACAATCACCTGCACCAGGACCGCCGTCCGGGGCTTTATGGCGAGGGTGGACTGCTGGCCTGA